In Streptomyces sclerotialus, the DNA window AGCCCCAGTCGAACAGCGCCGCGGTCTCCTTGTAGACCTCGTTCGCCTCGTTCTTGGCGGGGTTCATGACCGTGACGAGCAGTACCTTGTCGCCGCGCTGCGCGACACCGGTGAAGGTCGCGCCCGCGTGGGTGGTGTTGCCGTTCTTCACGCCCGCGATGCCCTTGTACGGCTTCATGCCGAACGCGCCGGTCAGCAGCCGGTTGGTGTTCTGTATGCCGAAGGTCGGCCGCTTCTTGCCCTTCTTCGCCTCGCCGGGGAACTGCGCGAACGCCGTCGAGCAGTACTCCCGGAAGTCGGCGTTCTGCAGCCCGGACCGGGCGAACAGGCTCAGGTCGTACGCGCTGGAGACCTGCCCTTTCGCGTCGTAGCCGTCCGGGGTGACGACGTGCGTGTCGTGCGCGTTCAGCTCGTCCGCGTGGGCCTGCATGTCGCGGACGGTCTGCGGGACGCCGTGGTTCATCGCGGCCAGGGTGTGCACGGCGTCGTTGCCCGAGCGCAGGAAGACGCCCAGCCACAGGTCGTGCACAGTGTAGGTCTGGTTCTCCTTGATGCCCACCAGGCTGCTGCCCTCGCCCATGCCCGCCAGGTCCTCCGGCGCGACCTTGTGCTTCTGGGTCTTGGGGAACTTCGGCAGCAGGGTGTCGGCGAAGAGCATCTTCAGCGTGGAGGCGGGCGGCAGCGGCCAGTGCGCGTTGCGCGCGGCGAGCACCTCGCCGGACTCGGGGTCGGAGACGATCCACGAGCGCGCGGACAGCCCCTTCGGCAGCTTCGGGGCGCCGTCCTTCAGCCGTACCTGGGTACCGGCCTTCGCCAGCTGATCGCCGCCGACCGTGGACATCTTCGCGGGCGGCCCGGGCGTCTTCGAGGGCTTCGCTCCGTCGGCGTACGCGGGCGCCGCCACGGCCTGCGGGGCGGCCAGCGCCGCGCACACCAGGGCGGCGGCCGCGGCCCCGCGGCCGGTACGGCGGCGGGCTGCGGACAGGGCAGGGGCGGGTGCGGGGGAGGGAGGAATCGTCGGCACGTCGGTGAACGTACCCGCAGTGCCCGGCGCGCCAGTCGCCACCCCGTCGGATGCGGCCCCTGCCGACGGCGCCGCAGGCCCGCCGCTCATACTGGAAGGCATGAAGCTCTCGCGCCCCGTCTCCTGGTTCCTGCTCGCCTTCGGGGTCTGGAGCTGGTTCATCTGGATCACTTTCGTCAAGAATCTGGTCAAGGACGGAAGTGGTCTCGCCTTCGATGACGCAGGTGACCCGACTGCCTACTTCTGGGTGCATCTGGCGCTCGCCGTGACGTCCTTTCTCTTGGGGACGGCAATCGGAGTGATCGGGTTGCGTGGCGTACGGGCCCTCCGGCGCGAGGCCGCCGCCCCTGCGGACGAGAAGTCCGCCACGTGATCTTCCTCCTGGTCGTCGCGGCGATCTTCGCGCTGCTCGGCGCCGTGCACCGGTACCTCTGGCGCCGCCTGGTCCGCGACACGACCTCTCCCGGCAGCGCCGCGCGCCGCACCGGCACGGTGCTCGCCGTCGTCCTCCCGCTGCTGATCCTCGGCGCCTTCGTCGCGCCCCGCGCGGGCGCCCCCTTCCCCCTCCAGCAGGCCTTCGCCTGGCCGGGCTACCTCTGGCTCGCCCTGGTCCTCTACCTCACCCTCGCGCTGCTCGCGGGTGAGGTGGTACGGGCGGTGTGGCTGCGGATCGCCGCACGCCGCGCGGGCGCGGACGCGGTGACGGACACGGGAGAGCGGGCCGAAGCACCGGCCGCCGCGGTGCCCCCGGCGGCCGGGGGTTCCCTGGCCACCGAAGCGCCGCCGGTTGCCGAAGCGTCACCGGTAGCCGAGGCGTCCCCGGCCGTGACCGCCGTGCCCGCCGTGCCCCCCTCCCGGCGGCTCTTCGTCGCCCGCACCGTGGCCGTCGGCGCGACGGCCGCAGCCGCCGCGACCGTCGGGTACGGCACGTACAGCGTGCTCAGCGGCCCGCGCGTGAAGCGGGTCACCGTCCCGCTCGGCAAGCTCCCGCGCGCCGCGCACGGCTACCGCATCGCCGTCGTCAGCGACATCCACCTCGGCCCGATCCTCGGCCGCGCCCACACCGAACGGGTCGTGGCGGCGGTCAACCGCACCAGCCCCGACCTGATCGCGGTCGTCGGCGACCTCGTCGACGGCAGCGTCGCCGACCTCGGCCCGGCCGCCGAGCCGCTGCGCCGGCTGGAGGCCCGGCACGGGTCCTTCTTCGTCACCGGCAACCACGAGTACTTCTCCGGCGTGGAGGAGTGGGTCGACCACGTACGCGAACTGGGCGTCCACCCGCTGCGCAACGCCCGCGTCGAACTGCCCGGCTTCGACCTCGCCGGCGTCAACGACATCTCCGGCGAGAACCACGCCGACGGCCCCGACTACGCCCGTGCGCTCGGCGACCGCGACCCGGCCCGCGCCTCGGTCCTCCTGGCCCACCAGCCCGTGATGATCCACGAGGCGGTACGGCACGGTGTGGACCTCCAGCTCTCCGGCCACACCCACGGCGGCCAGCTCTGGCCCGGCAACCTGATCGCCGAGGCCGCGAATCCGACCGTCGCGGGCCTGGACCGCTACGGCGACACCCAGCTCTACGTCACCCGCGGCGCAGGCGCCTGGGGCCCACCGGTCCGCGTCGGCGCCCCGCCGGACGTCACGGTGATCCAGTTGGCGGCGCGGAGCGCGTGACCGCGCGTATGAACGCGCCCCAGGCGGCGTCCCCGAATATCAGCACGGGCCCGTGCGGGTTCTTGCTGTCGCGCACGGGGACGCCGGGCGGACGACTGAGGTCGGCCTCAAGGCAGTTGGCGCCGTTGCCGCCGCTGTAGCTCGACTTACGCCACATGTTCGTACTCCTCCGCCACCGATCTGATCAACGCCAGCGAGTCCCGGTGCGAGAGCGCGTCACTCAGAGCCAGTTCGTAGTTCAGGAGACACTGCTGCACAGCTGCCGGAAAGTCGATGACGTGGCCCGTTTTCAGGCCCTCAGCGTAGGCAACGGGCGGTGCGTCGTCGAACGACATCAGCATGACCGGCCCCTCCAGTAGCGGGTACGCGCCGACGCCGAAGGGGATGACGTGTACCCGGATGCGTTCGCTCTCGCCCAGCTGTGCGATGTGCCGCAGCTGCTCGGCCATGGTCGCCGGACCGCCGATGGGGCGGCGCAGCACCGCCTCGTCCAGCAGGTCCCACATCACCGGCGTGGTGGGGGCCTGCAGCATGCGAGCGCGCTCCATGCGTGTGCCGACGACCTTGTCATACGCCTCAGCGCTCCTGGGCGGGTAGTAGGCCCGGAAGACCGCCCGCGCGTAGGCCTCGGTCTGCAGCAAGCCCGGGACCAGCGACGACGCGTACTCGCGGATCATCGTCGCCCGCTTCTCCAGCTCGGCCGCCAGCGCGAAATAGTTCGGCAGCGACCGGTCGTCCAGCGTCGGCAGGAAGCGTTCGAAGAAGCCGCCCGTATTCAGCACCTGGTCCAGCCGTCGCGCGTCGTCCAGCGACGGCTTACGGCGGCCCGCCTCGATGTGGGCGATGTGCGTACGGGACATGATCGCGCGCTGGCTCAGCGCTTCCTGCGTCAGTCCGGCCGCTTCGCGCCGCTGCCGCAGCTCGGTGCCGTACGCCGAACGCGATTCCGGGATGCCCTCACCCAGCATGTGCCCCACCCCCTCCGGTGACGGACCCGGTGTCACGCGTCACCCGCTGTTGAGCGTAGGGAAACCGGCCGAAGCTGAGGGGGAAGAGTTCGCGCCCGCCCCTCGAAGGAGTGCTTCCGCATGCTGGCCGTACAGCCGCCCTCGTCCCTTCCCCTGCCGGTTCCCCGGCCCCTGCCCGACTGCGAGCAGTGCCTGCGGTTCGAACGGATGGGGCGGGCCGCCCGTGCCGCCCACGACCGGAGCCGGGAGACGGACGCCCGGGTCATGCTCCGCAACCACCACAGTGAGGCGCACGAAAATGGCGCGACGTCCGGTCGGCCCGGCTGTTAGCTTCCGGAACATGGAACCGCTGTCCGAATCCGATATCCGTGCGTCCTTCGTGAACTGCTCGAAGGGGGAAGCGCGGCGGCTGAACATACCCGCGGGGCTGGACGGGCTGCCGTGGGACGACCTGGACTTCCTCGGGTGGCGTGACCCGCAGGCGCCCGACCGCGCCTATCTGGTCGCGCCGCGGGACGGCGGGCCGCTCGGCGTGACGCTGCGCCGCCCGCAGAACGTCCGCCGGACGTTCACCAAGACCACGGTCTGCTCGTTCTGCCTCACCGGCCACGGCGGCTCCGGGGTGAGCCTGCTCGCCGCGCCCCGGGCCGGGGCAGCGGGACGGCAGGGCAACACCGTCGGCGCGTACGTCTGCGCGGACCTCGCCTGCCCGCTGTACCTCCGCGGCAAGAAGCAGCCCGACCTCGCCGCGCGCTACGAGGAGCAGCTCAGCGTCGAGGAGAAGGTCGCCCGGATGACCGTCAACCTGGACGCGTTCCTGGCGAAGGTCACCGAGGGCCGGGACGGGAGCTGACCTCCGAGGCCCCCTGCGCACCCTGAGCTTCCTGCGTTCCCTGCGCCTTCGGCGCGTCCGGCGCGTCCGGCGCGTCCGGCGCCCCCGGCACCAGGAAGTCGTCCAGCAGCTCCGTCAGCTCGCGGACCAGGGGGCGCAGGACGCGGAAGCGGGACGCGGCGATCAGCCGGGCGATCAGGGGCGCTGTGCGGGTGACCAGGGCGCGGCTGCGGGCGCAGTCCGGCGAGCGGTCGTGGACCCAGTACAGGACGAGGCCCATCTGCTGGAGCCAGAGCAGGCGGGGGAGCTGGTCGGCCAGTTCGGGAGCCGACTTCACATCGGCGCCCGCGAGCACCTCGCGGTGCAGGGCGACGGCGGCCTCGCGGGGGCCTTCGGAGGCGGCCGAGAAGGGGCTGAGCGGGCTGTCGGGGTCGGCGGCGTTCTTGAAGAACTGCGCGGCGAACCGGTGGTAGGGGGCCGCGACGTCCAGCCAGCTCAGCAGCACCCCGCGGATGCGGGCCGAGAGGTCCGTCTCGGTGGCGAGCACCTGGGCGGCGGCCGCGCGGTGCTCGTCGGAGATCCGGTCGTAGAACCCCTGGATCAGGTGTTCCTTGGAGGCGAAGTAGTAGTACGCGTTGCCGACCGAGACCCCGGCCTCCTGGGCGATGGCCCGCATGGTGGTCCTGTCGTACCCGCGCTCCTCGAAGAGGTCCATCGCGGCCTGGAGGATGCGGGTGCGGGTCTGCTCTCCCTTGGCGGGCCGGGGCGCCCCGGTCGTCTCGTCGCTCACAGGGTCCGACCTTAGCCGGGGGCCGTCCGGTCCCCGGCAGCCCGTCGCTCCGGAACGTACGACCAGCCCCGTGCCCGGTCGTACGTCCAGCCGCCGGTCCGCTCCCGGGCCGGGCCCGTGGCGTGGTACGCCGCGCGGTACTCCGCCGCCGCCAGCACGGCGGCCCGCGCGAGCGGCACGCCCGCCGGGGTGGCGAGGCGGTGGGCCGTCGCGCGGTGGGCGGCCAGCGCCCAGAGGCAGACGAGCCAGGCCGCTGCGCCCCGGTAGACCTGGCCCCTGTCGCCGACGCAGGTGATCTCCTGGCAGGTGGCCTCGTGGTCCAGCTCCGGGAAGCGGCGGCGCGCCTCGGCCGAACCGGCCGGGACCGGCACCAGGGGGACCAGCTGCCGTTGCCGGGCCAGCCAGTCCCGTACGTGCGCGCAGAGCGGGCGGTCCGGGTCGTAGAGCACGGTGACGGACCGGAGCGGGGGCCGCGGCCGTGCCGCCGGCGCTGCCATGACGTCAGGCCCGCGCCGGGGCGGTGAAGCCCTGCGGCTCGACCGGCGGCAGCTGCTCGCGCTCCATGGCGCCGCGGCGCCGGATGCGGCTGAGCACGTAGAAGTTGGCCAGGTGCAGGACGCCCAGCGCGAGCAGGACGACGCCGAGCTTCACCGAGACGGTCTCGACCAGGCCGCGGGCGCCGGTGACGGTGTCGGCTGCGCGCAGGTACAGGGCGACGAAGCCGAGGTTGACCAGGTAGAAGCCGACGACGAGCAGGTGGTTCACGGCGTCCGCGAGCTTCTCGTTCCCCCGCAGGACGTCGGCCAGGAAGATCCGGCCGTGCCGGCTGAGGGTGCGGGCGACCCAGACGGTCAGGGCGATGCTGACCAGCAGGTATACCGCGTAGGCAACGACGGTGAGGTCCATGGGACGGCCTTTCTGAACGTGTTCAAATCCCCGTTGCCCTGACAGTAGACTTGTTCTTGAACATGTTCAAGTGCAGGGTGCGAGCGGGCCCGCCCCTCGGCGGGGCGGGCGGGAGGCGCGCCGTCAGAGCCCGTGCGTGGCGAGGAAGTCGGTGATCATCCGTTCCCACTCCTCGGGGCACTCGTGCATCGGCACATGGCCGGCGGCGAGCCCGGCGTACTGCGCGCCGGGGATGTGGTCGGCGAGGTAGCGGGAGTGCGCGGGGTCGACCAGCTGGTCGTGGAGGGTGGCGATGACGAGCGTGGGGACGGAGACGCGCGGCAGGTCGGCGCGGGTGTCCAGGGTCCGTACCAGCGCCGCCTGGTCGGCCGAACCGGCCGGTACCAGCTCGGGGCAGGGGTCCAGCAGCGTCTCCACGTCGTCGGCCGGCAGCCCGTCGAGATGGCCGGGGGACCAGCCGCTGAGCGTGCGGGCCAGCGCCAGGCCCGCGTAGTCGTCCTGTTCCAGCAGCCGCTGCCACAGGGCCAGCCAGAGGTCCGTACGGCGGTCGGGAGCGGCGAGGCCCGCGGTGAGGACGAGGCCGCTGACCCGCTCGGGGTAGCGGGTCGCGGCGCGGACGGCGACCGCCGCGCCGAGCGAGTACCCGATGAGGGTGAAGGTCTCCAGCCCGGCCGCCACCGCACCGTCCACGACCGCGTCGGTGAGGGCGTCCAGGGTGAGCGGCCCGGACGCGCGGGGCGTGCGGCCCGAACCGGGGTAGTCGGGGGCGACGACGGTGTGGCCGGAGGCGGCGAGCGCCGGTAAGAGCCGGGCGTAGTTGTCGTCGATGCTGCCGGTGGCGCCGTGGGCCAGGACGATGCCGGGACCGGAACCGGTGACGGTGGCGGAGAGCGGGGGCAGGGGCCGGTGCGGGGAGAGGGGGGCGGTGTCGTTCGTCATACGGGAGAGCATTCCCCGGGACGAACGCCGTACCTACGTGAAGGGCCCCCGCCCGGAACGAAATCCGGACAGGGGCCCTTCCTTCGCGGCTGAACCGCCGCCGCTCTCGCGGAAGTGGTCATTCGCCGCTGGGGTTCCTCAATTGATGGCTGCGGTGTCCGCGGGCCTCAGAACCTTCGAGTGATCAGCGCGCGCTTCACTTCCTGGATGGCCTTGGTGACCTCGATACCGCGCGGGCAGGCGTCCGTGCAGTTGAAGGTCGTACGGCAGCGCCAGACGCCGTCCTTGTCGTTCAGGATCTCCAGGCGCTGCTCGCCCGCCTCGTCACGCGAGTCGAAGATGAAGCGGTGCGCGTTGACGATCGCCGCCGGGCCGAAGTACTGGCCGTCGTTCCAGAACACCGGGCACGAGGTCGTGCACGCGGCGCACAGGATGCACTTGGTGGTGTCGTCGAAGCGCTCGCGGTCCTCGGCGGACTGCAGGCGCTCGCGCGTCGGCTCGTTGGTGTCCTTCGTGATCAGGAAGGGCATCACGTCGCGGTACGCCTGGAAGAACGGCTCCATGTCCACGACCAGGTCCTTCAGGACCGCCAGGCCCTTGATGGCCTCGATCGTGATCGGCTTCTCAGGGTTGATGTCCTTGATCAGCGTCTTGCAGGCGAGCCGGTTCTTGCCGTTGATCCGCATGGCGTCGGAGCCGCAGATGCCGTGCGCGCAGGACCGGCGGAAGGTCAGGGTGCCGTCCTGCTCCCACTTGATCTTGTGCAGCCCGTCGAGCACGCGCTCCTTCGGGTCCAGCTCCAGCTGGAAGTCCTGCCACTTCGCCTCGTCCGAGACCTCCGGGTTGAACCGGCGGATGCGGAAGGTGACGGTGATCTTCTGGAGTGCGGTGCTCTCGGCCGCGTCCAGCGCGTCCGAGTGCTTCTCAAGCGTGGGGGTGCTCATCAGTACTTACGCTCCATCGGCTGGTAGCGGGTCTGGACGACCGGCTTGTAGTCGAGGCGGATCGACTCCTTGCCGTCAGCGCCGACCTCGCGGTACGCCATGGTGTGCCGCATGAAGTTGACGTCGTCGCGGTTCGGGTAGTCCTCGCGGTAGTGACCACCGCGGGACTCCTTGCGGGCCAGCGCGGAGACCGCCATGACCTCGGCCAGGTCGAGCAGGTTGCCCAGCTCGATGGCCTCCAGCAGGTCGGTGTTGAAGCGCTTGCCCTTGTCCTGGACGGAGACGTTCAGGTAGCGCTCGCGCAGCTCGCCGATCTTCTCGACCGCGGTCTTGATCGTCTGCTCGGTGCGGAACACCATCACGTTGGCGTCCATGCACTCCTGCAGCTCGGTACGGAGCTTGGTGACGCTCTCCGTGCCGTTGGAGTCGCGCAGCCGCTCGACCTGGTCCTGGACCTGCTTCGCCGGGTTCTCGGGCAGCTCCACGAAGTCGTTCTCGTGGGCGTACTTCGCGGCGGCGATGCCCGCGCGGCGGCCGAACACGTTGATGTCGAGCAGCGAGTTGGTGCCCAGGCGGTTGGCGCCGTGCACGGAGACGCAGGCGACCTCGCCGGCGGCGTACAGGCCCGGCACGACGGTGGTGTTGTCGGCCAGCACCTCGCCCTCGACGTTGGTCGGGATGCCGCCCATGGCGTAGTGCGCGGTCGGCTGGATCGGGATCGGGTCCGTGTAGGGCTCGATGCCGAGGTAGGTCCGCGCGAACTCGGTGATGTCGGGCAGCTTGGCGTCCAGCTGCTCCGGCGGCAGGTGCGTGAGGTCGAGGTAGACGTGGTCGCCCTCGGGACCGCAGCCGCGGCCCTCGCGGATCTCCGTGTAGATGGAGCGCGAGACGACGTCACGCGAGGCGAGGTCCTTCATGACCGGCGCGTACTTCTCCATGAAGCGCTCGCCGTCCTTGTTGCGGAGGATGCCGCCCTCACCACGGGCGCCCTCCGTCAGCAGGATGCCCATCCGCCAGATGCCGGTCGGGTGGAACTGGAAGAACTCCATGTCCTCCAGCGGCAGCCCGCGGCGCCAGGCGGCGGCCTGGCCGTCACCGGTCAGGGTGTGCGCGTTGGAGGTCACCTTGAAGAACTTGCCGGTGCCGCCGGACGCGAAGATGATCGACTTCGCCTGGAAGACGTGGATCTCGCCGGTCGCCAGCTCGTAGGCGACGACACCGGCGGACTTCTTGACCCCGTCGACCTCGTTGAGCAGCAGGTCCAGGACGTAGAACTCGTTGAAGAACTCCACGCCCTCCTTGACGCAGTTCTGGTACAGCGTCTGGAGGATCATGTGGCCGGTGCGGTCCGAGGCGTAGCAGGACCGGCGGACCGGGGCCTCACCGTGGTTACGGGAGTGACCGCCGAAGCGGCGCTGGTCGATCGTGCCGTTCGGGGTGCGGTTGAACGGCAGGCCCATCTTCTCCAGGTCGAGAACGGAGTCGATGGCCTCCTTCGCGAGGATCTCGGCGGCGTCCTGGTCGACCAGGTAGTCGCCGCCCTTGATCGTGTCGAAGGTGTGCCACTCCCAGTTGTCCTCCTCGACGTTCGCGAGGGCGGCGGCCATGCCGCCCTGTGCGGCGCCGGTGTGGGAGCGGGTCGGGTAGAGCTTCGTCAGGACGGCGGTGCGGCTGCGCTTCGTCGCCTCGATGGCGGCGCGCATGCCGGCGCCACCCGCGCCGACGATGACGGTGTCGTACTTGTGGATCTTCATTGTTCCAGTCAGCCCCGGCTTTAGCGGATGTTCGGGTCGAAGGTGAAGATCACCAGCGTGCCCAGAAGGACGGTGAACACCGTGGCGGCGTACAGCAGCATCTTCAGCCAGAAGCGGGTGTTGTCCCGCTGCGCGTAGTCGTTGATGACCGTACGCAGGCCGTTGGCGCCGTGCAGCATCGCGAGCCACAGCATGATCAGGTCCCAGGCCTGCCAGAACGGCGAGGCCCAGCGACCGGCCACGAAGGCGAAGCCGATCTTGCTCACGCCGCCGTCCAGCACGAGCTGGACCAGCAGGTGGCCGAGGACCAGGACGACCAGCACGATGCCGGACAGCCGCATGAACAGCCAGCCGTACAGCTCGAAGTTGGTCCGGGTCGACCGCGGGGTCTTCTTGGTACGGGCGCGGGGCGGCTCGATGACGGGAGCCGGGTTGTCCACGTCGTACAGGGACACGGAGTCGTTCACAGGAGTCGTCTCAGCAGAGGACATCGCGCTTCATCAGCTCCCGAACAGCGTGCGCAGGGTGTGCTGCAGCACGGGGTAGAAGGCGCCGGCCATCAGGACCAGCCAGACACCGACAACGGTCCACAGCAGCTGCTTCTGGTACTTCGTGCCCTTGGACCAGAAGTCCACGGCCACGACGCGCAGGCCGTTGAGCGCGTGGAAGAGGATGGCGGCCACGAGGCCGTACTCCATCACGTTGACGAGGGGCGTCTTGTACGTGGCGACGACGTCGTCATAAGCCTCGGGAGAGACGCGAACGAGAGCGGTGTCGAGCACGTGCACGAACAGGAAGAAGAAAATGAGGACGCCGGTGACTCGGTGAGCCACCCAGGACCACATACCTTCCCGGCCGCGATACAGCGTTCCAGCCGGCACGGAAAAACCCTCCGGGAGCGGGGACTGGGGCCTGCCGGCTTCACTGTCGGTCTGGCCCGGCCGGGTACGGTCCACCGGCCCTGGCCATCGTAGCGACGACTTGTCGGTTCCTCCCGCCGGGGTCCTCAGGTGTGATCAAACAAGCACGGACGGACTATCGGACAGGGAGGAAACGGGCCATCAGGGACTCCGGCTCACAAGGTGGGCGAGGCGTCCGCGGGCGATCCGGCGCAGCTCCTCGGCGGCCACGGCCCGCTCCTCGTCCGGCTCGTGCCCCAGCCGGTCCCGGATGCCGCTCAGTACGTGGTCCAGCAGCTGGTCCTCGCGCAGCCCGTCCAGGCAGATCACGAAGACATGGCGGAAGCGGCGCTCGTACTCGGCGTGTGCGGCGCGCAGCGCGGTGTGCGCCGCGAGGGTGCCGCGGCCGCGGGCGCCCGCGAGCGGCTGCGGCGAGACGGACTCCTCGGCCAGCGCCTCGGCGAGGTCCCCGGGACTGAGGTCGTAACTGGCCTCGTCGGCGGCGGCCAGCAGCGCTTCCAGGTCGGGATACGGGCGGTGCGCGGCGATCCTGCGGGCCCAGCGGCGGCTGCCGCAGCAGGCCAGCAGCGCGGCCTCGGCGGCTTCGGAGGCGGCCGAATTGAGGTGGTCGAGTCCGGGCGCGCCGTCCGGCGTCACCCGCTGCGGCCGGCACGTCTGCGAGGGTATGCCGGGCCGGGGAGCGGGCAGGGTGGCCGGCCGGGCCGGGGACTCGTCGGACAGCGTGATCTCCTCGGATTGCGGGACACGTGGGGGGCGACCCGGACGGGGTGCGCGGTCTGCGTCTCCGGTCAGGCCGCCACGCCGGCGGGGGCGGGGCCTTGGGAAAGGGGAGGCGGGTGAGTCGTCACCGTAACGACGCAAGTCAGGTTCTGTCCGACGGATGCGCGAATTTCACCCGGATGAGAGAGCTTTCGCGCGCGTAGTGGACGAGACGTTTCCCAAGCTAGCCATACTTCGCCCTGGAAAGGGAGGTTTGCGTAGATGAGGAAGTTGACGGCATGGGTGGCCCTGGCCGCCTCGGCCCTGACCATCACCGGCTGCTCCGGCGACTCCGGACAGCGCGGCAGCGGAAGCCAGGATTCGAAGTCGCCCACGTCCGCCGCGTCCTCCGCCGCGCCCACGCCCCGCTGGGCCGCGGTCAAGGGAACCCCGCGCACGATCCCCGCCGTCCGCTCCTTCAAGGCGGACGACGGGACCGGCTGGCGCGTCTCGAAGAACGCCCGCGTCGTCGTCCCCGACGGCCAGGACAGCCCGCTCGCCGACGAGGCCCGCCGGCTCGCCGCCGACCTGGGCGGCCTGAAGCTGTCCTGGCAGGACGACGCGCGCCCC includes these proteins:
- a CDS encoding 2-oxo-4-hydroxy-4-carboxy-5-ureidoimidazoline decarboxylase; translated protein: MTPDGAPGLDHLNSAASEAAEAALLACCGSRRWARRIAAHRPYPDLEALLAAADEASYDLSPGDLAEALAEESVSPQPLAGARGRGTLAAHTALRAAHAEYERRFRHVFVICLDGLREDQLLDHVLSGIRDRLGHEPDEERAVAAEELRRIARGRLAHLVSRSP
- the sdhC gene encoding succinate dehydrogenase, cytochrome b556 subunit — translated: MPAGTLYRGREGMWSWVAHRVTGVLIFFFLFVHVLDTALVRVSPEAYDDVVATYKTPLVNVMEYGLVAAILFHALNGLRVVAVDFWSKGTKYQKQLLWTVVGVWLVLMAGAFYPVLQHTLRTLFGS